The Trichoderma breve strain T069 chromosome 2, whole genome shotgun sequence DNA segment TCTTGACTCTGCTGACGTGCGTCGCCTCTCGTTCATCTCGTTTGCAGATGTCGTCCAGGCAGAGCACAGCGGCCACCACCTGCCTTCCATGTCATCTCGAGATAACATGCACATTGTCGGTCTCACATCACTTTCCGCATCGGCCATGAACCGGTCGCCGTCACCCATCCGTTCGCCAGTCTCTAGCCAGGGCCCCGGAACTAGCCCGCCAACAAGCAATCCCGGCAGCATAAAGGGTTTAGATATGAGCCCTTCAAGGAAACCGATAGGCAGCCCATCCAGCGGGCACTATACTCTGGCGACCCCAGGAGAGCTCAACATTGAGACAATGAGTCAGGCACTGAAACGCACAGGAAGTCGAGATTTCAACAACAGCGTGCGCAGCAATCCTCAAAGCCCCATTGAGGCACCAGGTTCGCAATaaagggaagaggagaggggaaAGCTTCAGTGACACGCTACGGACATTTCCAGTCATAACTGCCAACACAAACCTTTATTTACGACTTCAATTCCTACCATCTTTAATTCTCCTCGTCAATTTGTACGAgcgggcttctttttttcttcagctaTGTTATTTTATTCCCCATTGCTAGCTATATGCATGCAATGCCAAATTTGGACAATTGAGGGTTGCTAGGAGTTGGAAGAGACATGTTTAAATCCGGCGCTGAGCTGCGGGGTGGCCCttgtggcttttttttttctctattttctcttctttggtttggcttttttttctatttctttctttttttgcttatTGGAGAACAGGAAGTTGCTCCTTTTATCTACACAACGTGAAAAGACGGGATGATTATTGACTGCGCTATGGGATGAATTTTGcttattttttattatatcTCTTTGCAGGCAAGCTCGGTGCGAAGGAGTGGGATGCAGCTTGTTTTATATGTCGATTACTTGAATGATTATACTAAGAATGAAGAGAAGTGAAACCAAGGATACCTGATTTACTCTTGGCTGATTGCTCTAGTGATTTTGTGCTTGTGCATTCgatgagaagaggaaaaagaagacagaaTATTTGTCAGTACATTGCGTCTCTCTGTAAATCATGACTCTTACCCTGAGCAGTGGACAATGtctgccttgccttgtcttgttttcaACCAAATCTGCATGTCAGAACATCACGGAGAATTCTCTATACCACTACAGAAAGAATTCCGGACCGCTAGTATACACACATGTCAGTGCCACCCATGCGATGGACGTCTATCATATGCATGCACGTCGAGTCATTTGGAGTTGGGGCCCCTAGGACGAAAATCGCTAAGATGCCGGCCGTTCCACAGGACGAGATCCATTGGACTGGGTCTCTTGAAATGGGGACGAGAGCCACCCAAACCCAGTCATTtgttgaaagaagagaaaaaagcgaaagaaggaaaaagtaTGCGAATTCGTTTTTTGGCCAGGCTGCTGCAGAGTCAGTTGGGTGCATCTTCGGGGAGGTATCAGGCCATTTTGCCCTTCCGACGCTGGCAGTGTATTGTTTCTAACTTGGTGCTTGATTAAAGTATCTTATTGCTCTTTCTGTGTAGGTAGGTAAGTGAATTAATAGGTGaatgttttttctttctcgaaACTTATTTACTACGGCTTGTGTTCTATGCAAGGCATGTCATGTGTGTGTATATCATAGGGGGGAGGCGTATCACATCCTTGATTTTTCTCGCCACAATGGCGAAATAAAAGTTGAAAAATTGAATAAGATTATAGAATGAGATTATAGAATTTTTCGTGTCGCGTGCTAGAGGCCATCTTGTTTCACATTGTGGAGATTCCCTGAGCCAAATGTgtgagattttttttttcatctcgtcttttttttcggggTCAGCTTATGTTGGATGTGTCGGAACAGTTTCAGATGGGCGGGAACCAAAGGTGCTACAGTACGATGAATCGGACGGCAAATCCTTACGGGAGACGGAGACCACTCTAATTAATTACCTAGTAATTACCTAGTAATTACCTGGTATCATTCATTCACTATAGTCTGCTACAGTACTTGCCTATGGTAGTATCAGGGATTATCTGTTTTGTTTGGAATGAAGTGTTTACCACCTCCTTATAGTACCTAGTAGCAGTGTATTCCGCGAGTTCATCATGTCTTGGGCTGGAAATTGCGCATCGTGTAACGTGTGAGACCAATTTAAAGACAAACGTGGCCTAAATGTCTCGATTTTCCCTTGCCAGAACAATTGCCATGAGGGAGAgagtgaaaagaagaaaagaaaaactttCCATTGCTGAGTGAGAAGCTAATCAAACGACCCTGCATCCAATGCTACGCTTCCATTCTACTGCCAGGAACGCCCGTGTGATTGGCCCCCATTGGCCCCCTTCGGACACACTCCGTCCAAAGTATGACAAAGGAGGTGTGAGGTGGTGGTATTTGCTTGTCAACCAGCCTGAAGACGACAAGATGAAATTCTCGCGGCATTGAgatcttcttgtcctcatcTCATGGCCGATTACTCCGTTTCCAAGCAGGCGAGACGGGTGCCACAGTAGCTCGCATGCATGTCTCGCAGCGGGAATTACTAGTACTTATTGTCCTACGAGGGACTCAACGCGGTGCTACTGGGCACCACGAGTCCGGATTTTTGCGCTTCAAGTTATTTTGTCACAGGTGAAGTGTCCCCAGGCGTAGTTGGACCGGCTAGGCCCCGTGTGATAGGCCCTTGATTCGCAACCAAATCCTGTTTCATCTCTCCCATTGTCGCTCACTCCTTTTTCCCAGTCGTCTATCGCGTCAACCGTGGCATAAATATCAATTGAGAGAAAAATAATCAACCCATCCAGAATGACCATCTGACCGATCCAAAGACGCTACCAGGGACAGGCCCTCCAGCCTCTAGCGGAGCCACGCCGTAAACAGTCTGGGCCACGGAGCACGCCCCTCttaagaaaagaaaaagaaagaagaaaaaacggTTTAACCCTGGCTGGGCTGGTATCTGTGGGGGTGGCTTCTGGTCGAACTGCGAGTGAGTGCCGGCTGTACCTGGTCCCGTCTATCCTATCCTCGCACAGGTGGTCAGAAATGCTGCTTGGGAATAGTAGCAAGACTAGTCCGGAGCACTATTACCGTCCTGGCAATGCCTGTATCGTACCCAAGGACGAGGCTCGGAGAATCCATGGCGGGGATTAGCATGGGAATGATGATCCCTGGGACACTCCCCGACCTGAGATCCAAGTCGACGGTTCGCTCACGGGGGCTCACCGACGAGCCCCAACATATGGAGTTGCGTACGCAAGACTCGAGCAAGGTTCGACAACAGAGCCCGGCACACCGCTTTTGACCATGTTGAGGATTTCCCGTCCTCTAATCTTGTAGCGTCATCCACCAGAGAAGCATAtgagtactccgtattggTCTGATGCATGTGAGGTGCTTGTATTTCAGCCTCTAGATTCGGTAGGCACCACTGCATCACCATTGGTAccagctccatctctgccagcTTTGCACTGTAGCCACCAATTCTTCCATCGTCTGTCCCAAGAGACGGTGACCAGCCCATCTGATTTATAATTAGCATGACGTTGCCTTGAACGCTGACAGGTGCTAGAGCATCTGTCgagttgatgctgttctGATCCATGTCGTGCTCTTAGCTCCACCGTGACGCCACTAGCCAGCGAGCCAGACATGGTGCTGATGGGCTTACGGCAGTTTGATGCTATGCTATGGCCTCGATGCTGGTCAAGTCGATTGATTGACCGTGTTCCGTGtaatgctgccattgccactGTTCGGCCTCGTCCGGGTTTCCAATGCTTCGGTGCAGGATGGGTCCAACAGGGCATCATCTGTATAACGCATCACTAGCCGCAGGTAAGACTCTGGTCGCACGAAGCTCCGTTAATACAAGACGGGCACACTCACTGTCACAAGCTCACACGTCCTgtatcatcatcagccgctAGGCTCTCCGGCCCTGGCGAGGAATATGACATGGACAGGCAGACGAGAGAGCAGTGGCGTCCGGCCCCCAGCTAGCAGCCCaagattgatttgatttcGTGGCATCGCTCTCTAATTAGGCGGAACGAACACGGGTCGGTACGGCTGGAGATAGTTTTTGCTAGTGAGACCTCATCCCGTTGATGACAGACGGCCTGCTTGTACAAAGTATCAAAGCCCATTGCGCACAGCAAAGAGCCTCTGTCCCCGGTGATACCCTGACTTGGTGGTATGCTGCCTGTTGTCTGTTGTCTGTTGCCTGCCTGCCGGTAGCTTGCGGCCTGGTAGCTGTTGGATATAGCACGGAGTTTCGTACTGTAGTAGTAATAGGAGCAGCCGTTCGGAGTACGGTTAGTAGTAATATTCGTACGAGGTGATGTGTAATATGTAAGATCCAAGGAACATCGCGTGTATCGACTGACAGCCTCGGGCTGAGCATGAGCCGTCTTCCAGGGGACGGGAAGGCTGCAACTGAGCATCGTTCCTGCTCAAGTACTGCTGACAGCCCCTTCCGCTTCCGCGTCTCCCATCATAAGATTCTCATCGCACTTGTtccatttctctttctctgcACGCAACTAGAggtcttttcagcttcaCACGTCACACTTCACACACACCTCTCCTCGTGTTTCAattggatttttttcttgggcTCCGGATCCTTTTTGGGCGGTTCCTCTCACCTGTCGTTAGCTTCTGGCTTCACCTGCCGGAAGTGTCAAGAGGCCCGGTAGCGGCTTTTGAGGGGGGAGAAAACGAACAAGGTCTCCAAGGCAGCCAGCCCTCCAATTTTTGAAAAAAGCCAGAATTGCTGCaaaaaggcagagagaaaTTCCCGAAAGCTGACATTGGCCGAGCCAGGCTGCCGGTCGACACGAGATCAAGTTTTGAGCAGGCCTGCTACGAGGCATCAAATTgcggcgttgctgctgcacaaACACCAAAAGGTCCTCGTTCTTTTCTTACTTCGTACATACGACACCGACTGCATCAAGCCTAGCACCGCACAAAAAGTACATTTTGCGATCCAGCATCGTGCTCGCCAAGGCCACAGCAAGCGGATACAGAAGCACGGCGGCCAATTCGGGCCCATCTCGCCAGTCCATTTGTCCGGCCGAACGAACAAAATCCTCCTAGAGCTAGGCTTCaattgcttgtgcttgtccACCGCCCAACTGGCCATCCCACCGCTCTGGTCCCGTATCCCCGTAACTTCTCTGGCAGGGGCTCCGTTGGACTCCGTTGGATCGACACCGCAGCACCACGAATGCTTGGATGCCCCAAGGGGTCCCCGCTTAAGGACTTTGGTTTGCGCCTGTGTCCGCTGTGGGTATGAGAGCACAGTCGCTGAGACGGACGGGCCACTAGCATCCTCACACGACGTCAAGGCCCTTCTCAGAAGCCTCCGGCGACTTTTGGCCGGAACTCTATTCCCAGGGTGCGTCCGGCAGCCATACAGTGACTCGTACTTGTAAGCACGCCAAAGAGACAGCAAGTCGACTGAGGCGCTGCGCAGCCAAGAAGAGACTACTGCCGGTGCTGCCAGGGACAAGTCGACGGCTTACCACGCGAGCTTGCAGCACGCAAACTCTCTCTGTGTGGTGTCTGCGTGTTTGGCAAGGGGATAACCAACCGTGGGCAATCCCGCAGATAGCTGGCACACACACTttcacacacacatactACAGAACACCACAGAACGcactctcctcctccctcctcatctctcctctctccccaaGTCATCGTGGGGAAGGGAACTGCGAGTACCTatcgtactgtactgtacagaCCTAAGATCCAGATCCCTCCCCTCTGGCATCAGGTAAATTCACTCAACGTCTTCCTCCCGCTCCGCCGAATCAGGTCTAACTGGCATCCTCGGTGTTCCGTCCACAGCACAATACCTACTAGCACCCATTGCTACCCTGCCGCATCCCCATTGTGCCTCCACTCCGGCCCTGTTGCAACCCCCATCTACGGTCCCCTAGTCCGCAACGTAGCGCCGCGAACAGTCGAGAACCCCGCTACGACcacggcagcggcagcatcgtcGGTATTGGAGCGTGAACGGCacgatacatgtacctgaGAGTGACAAATGATAGTACTGATACCGGCGCAGCGGACGTTTCAACAAGCAGTCGTCGCCCATCGCCAGACCCAGTGTTCCGAAGACTGAGCAACGACCGTAACAGCAGCGTCCAAGACGACGTCAGTgccaacaagaacaacaacagcccGACAAGTGCTACAGGTACGACGAGTAGTGGCAATAGTAGCAGCGGCGACGTTCGATGTGGCACTGGAGTCCGCATGGTGTTGAACAATGGCATGAGCATGTCACCGCCAGTCATGGATGGATATGCAACCCGCCTGCACGAGGGCGGTAGCGATAGCGAGGACCAGGCCctgctgcagcggcagcagcaacgacaGGCCCAGGATCAGAGCCTAATCCAGAGTCGGCATTACCACCAGGGCCATATGCAGAAGCAGCGACAGCGGCCCCAAACCCCTCTCGAATTCCACCGGATCAACTTGGAGCGCCTCAGCGCTTCGAATCTCAGGTCTTCATTTAGGGTCAATGCCAGCCCGAGACCTGGTCGTTCCATCACACCTGACCTCCCTCCAGGTCAAGGTGGTGCTGCGAGCGCTGCGCTTTCTGATTCAACCATGGCCCACCCATCCCGCGGCATTGGTTCTCAGCAGGGCTCGCCTAGGTCTATCCCGGGCAGCATTGGCCGTCGCCAAGGTGTCGTCTTCACCAGCGATGCTGCTTGCGATTCTTCGGATGGCACAGACTCCAGCCCCGCGATTCACCAGCAGAGAAGTTCAAACGGTCCCCCGATACGGCCCAGGACGCGCACAATGGACGCCTCTATGCTAGGGCCACGAGGGCCGTCTTCAGCAGCCGAGTTTCGACATCGAGTTAGCAGCGTCTCGTCCGGGTCGCAGCCCTCCATCGACGACCCAAAATCGTTGACGCCAAGTTCCGACCCGAGCTACTCGACGATACCGACCGTCAGAGTCCCGGAAATCTCAACCCCAACCTCCGCCTCCAAGGACAAGAGCAAATCATCTCACCACAATCGACGGCTTCTAAAGCGTCAACCTTCTCGACCGACCTCGCCATTGGTCGCACCCCAGCCCTCTGTCGATTCCTTCCCGTACCCCATCCCAACCGACGATGCGAACCGCCTAATATCGCTAATGAAGGCTCTGGGCGGGCGAATGCGTGGCGAACTAGAATACCAGGGTGAGTACCAGGGAACATGGCACACCGGAATGGCGTACATCGACGAGGAGAAGGGCACTCTTATGTTCGGGCTGGGCCATACCGGCCAGAGCGCTTCGTTCCACATCCCTCTAGTTTCCGACCTGCGAGGCTGCAAAGTTCACGTCACGGGCTACCCCGATGCCGAGAGGGAATGCCTAGAGATTGTCCCTAACCAACTGGgcctggagcttctgcttAGGCCCATTATAtcggaggagctggagctgtgGCTCGCGGCCCTCTTGTGCTGGCAGCAGCTCGCGCCTCTCAACCTCAAAGTACCCAACGGAAAACCCAATAGCCCTTCTGGGCCCATTCGCCCCGAGATGAGGCGGCGGGCCAAGTCGAGCGATGCGGCGAGAGCcacaaacatcatcaaggtCGGCAAGTTCATGCTCTGGGACAAGGGCCCTCCAAGGTCAGCACGTGCCGTCGTCCAGCGATCGTCAACGAGGGATCTCATGCACCCTTCCATGTTTTGGAGAAGGATTTCATGCGTTTTACAGGATAATGGAGAGTTTAGGCTCCTGATGGAGAACGACGTCTCAGTCTTGTCTAGCATCGAACTGTCGCAGCTTTCTCGGTGCGCCATCCAGGGCCTCGACCGCAGCGTCCTAGAGGAAGAATATTGCATTGCTATTTTCCCCATCTATGCCTCCACGGCCACCCACGTTTCCATTTTCCGACCCGTCTATCTGGCCGTCGACAGCCGCATCGACTTCGAGGTTTGGTTCGCCCTGCTTCGGACATTTGCCGTTCCCGACATCTTCTGTCTGGACGACCCTCAGACGGATGAGATTCAGGATGTTGCCGATATCGAGAAAGATCAACCGGGAGAGGTTTTCCGCATGGAGAAAATCATCAGAGTAAGAGTGATAgaggccaagatcaaggccacTCCAAGCGTTGAATGGTTTTCGCCTGAGAAGTGCGGCAGAGTTGGCCCGGATCCTTTAGTCGGAAGCTATCTGGCAGAAGTCATCTTAGATGGCGAAGTCAGAGCCAGAACGACTACCAAGATGGACACAAAGAATCCCTTTTGGAGAGAGGATTGCGAGTTTAACGACTTACCGCCGATAATTCAAGACCTCTCCATTGTGCTAAAGCGAGTGGACTGCGGGCCTGACGGGTACTCAAAGTCGGCAAGCTCACCAGAGATTATTTGCGGGAGCGTAAGAATCCCCTTGAACGACTTGGAGAGAGGCCAGGGACAGGAACAGTGGCAGCCCATCTTGGATGAAAAACAGCAGAATATTGGGTCGATGCTAATCAAGGTGTTTCACGACGAGCATGTTGCCCTTCTGTCGAAAGAATACGAGCCACTATCCGAGATTCTGCACCGATTCCCTACGGGCCTGACTACACtcatctctgcatctctgccCGGCCAGCTTCGGACACTATCGGAGCTGTTTCTCAACATCTTCCAGGCCTCTGGTTCTGCAAGCGAGTGGCTAATGGCTCTGGtcgaggatgagattgatggaaTAGGAAGCCAGACCTCAATCAAGAAGTACCGGTTCAGCAATAGACTCAAATCGAGTGAATCGATGGAATCATCCAACGAGCGAGAGCTGATGGTCCGCGACATCCACAGGACACTGGCTGGAGAGGCCAACCTACTCTTCAGAGGTAACTCGTTGCTAACACAGTCTCTCGAGTTCCACATGCGACGCTTGGGCAAAGAATACCTGGAAGAAATATTACAGGACAAGATATACGAGATTAACGAATTAAATCCGGATTGCGAGGTTGATCCGAGCAAGCTGGCACACACCGGAGGAGACCTGGATCAACACTGGGGCCGTCTTATCCACCTCACGACGGAAATCTGGTTGTGCATTGCAGATTCGGCCGAAAGGATACCGGCAGAATTGAGGCACGTTCTCAAGTACATCCGCGCCGTAGCCGACGACCGCTATGGCGACTTCCTCCGCACCGTCAGCTACACATCCATCTCgggtttccttttcttgcGATTCATATGCCCTGCTATCCTCTCACCCAAGCTGTTTGGGTTACTTCGAGATCATCCTAGACCACAAGCACAACGTACCTTGACGCTCATTGCCAAGGCACTACAGAAACTTTCCAACCTTTCAACGTTTGGAAAGCGAGAAGAATATATGGAACCGATGAACCGCTTCCTAACTCAACAACGGCAGACTTTCCGAGGCTTCATCGACCACGTTTGTGGTATCCCAGCCGATCGAGGCGGCCGCACCCTACCCCCCAGCTACATCACACCTGTCACCATCCTGAACCGCTTGGGGCCTACAGCACGCGAAGGATTCCCCAGTCTGCCGTATTTGATCGACCAGGCCCGGGGCTTCGCGAGTCTTGTCAAGTTGTGGGTGGATTCGCGTCCCATTGACGTCAAGCAGTCCCAGGTAGATGGAGAGTTGTTGATATTTAACGACTTGTGCTTTGGTTTGCAAAAGCGCGCCGACGCTTGCCTCGCCAAAGTGGTGGATTTCCGGAACAGAGAGGTCCCTTCGTTCATGTCTGCCGACCAACTTGCCGAAATCCTGGAACAGGTCAATTTTACCGGCCCGTATCACCCATATTACGTAGGAAACCCATCCTCTATGCCCAGCAGCTACGAGCGGCCCCCTGGTAGCTCTAGCAGCGATGGGGGCGGGGAttcgaaagaaaaaagacgcaGTAAAGAATGGAAGCGCGGAAGAGACGAAGCGGACTCGAAGAAGGGGAACAGTCCCCGAAACACAAGCGGCTCGGCCACCGGGAGtgtgaagcagaagaatgGAAAAGTTGGCAGGAGTCTTTTAAGCGGCATCATGAAGATTGGTGGCTCAAGAGCCGAGAGTCCAGAAACCAAAGGGTCAAGATGAGCCCGcacttcctcttctttggaTATATATACACGCGCACAAACATATACATGACTTGGATTGTGGAGAGTATCAACCTACGAAGAATCCACACAAGGGGAATCCCTTTGCACCAGCTTTTGATtatctttgttttttttttcccttttctcttcatttttaTTTCTTACTTTCCACTTTTACTCAGGCTATCTACATCTAGCTCTTGTCTGGTTTTTCTTTAGACGTCTTCCGGTTGGATACACAAAATGGTGTTGGGACATAATGGCTCTTGCATGGAGAAAGTTGTCGAAAGCTTCACTCCCATCTTTCATTACGCTCTTTtcattttatatatttttccCTCTCTATATCTTTTTGAAAGCTGTCTTTTCCGTATCGGATGGATGGGCTGAATAGATTATGGGGagttatcatcatcatcactggaGGTCCTCTCGTTTTCATATATACATTATCGCAGTTCGATccctttccttcttttctttcttttccctcgCTGTCTAAAAGGGCTTGGCTCGTGTGCATGGTCCTTGTGATATGGCATCAATGGCTTAGATATACATGaggggaaagagaagaaataaagGGGTAAAAGATACCAGCTCCGCTTATCACCTAGCTCTCGTTACTGTTGTTTTCCTGAGTCCTTTCTTCACTGTTTTTcgctttgtcttttcccaTTTTGATATCAAAAGGTGCCTTTTGTGAACGGAGAGGTGGTTTCATTCCCACCCTCTTCTCAAttgtcttttctcttctaaTTTTCCTTCTGGTCCACAGTTCGCAAATGTTGGATGAGGATTCCCTTGAGATGGTAATCGGGTCTTGGGAGCATATATGTATTGTTTATGCGGAAAAATCGGCAAAGCATTCCTGTTAGATGGGCTTTTTGTGGCCAGTTGTGTTTTCTTTGGCAGTAAGGGCATCGAGGTGAGGGGGGAGAAGGGTTTGGAATAAGCAAACGAGATATCCAAAttgccctttttcttcttcttactTTCTAGATaactttgtttctttcttcattcttttcaTTCTTCTCTACGTGACTTTTTATCTCCTTTTTGTCGTGCTCTTATGGTTGCTTCTCTCATTTGGCTTTTGTAATaagctctctctcgctctcttttgtATCTACGACACTTGTTCACTGTGACAactcttttttgtttttgctttcaCTTGATACGTAATACCATATAAAGCTAATTAAGGCAACACAAtttgaactttttttttttaaactatGTGTATGTAAATAAGTGTGCTGGTGGTATCttccctccttcttccacgtTAAACTTATCGCAGAGAGCCTGCTGGTTTTCTTGCTCTAACCTTTACGCCTTCCATGCTTAATAaagatgtttttttttcaacCACTTGTCCGCCATATCCCCTGTTTTGCTGTTCTTTCTTGTATGTTTGCTTGTTTAATCATTTTTAGATACTAGAAATATTCATTTACTGAAAGAACTTCTTGTACGCGGCCTTCTCCTTtgccgccttggcagcggcctTGGTTCGCACGGCGTTGAGCTCGACGTTGACGGCAGAGTCGTTGGGTGCCAGCTTGTGAGCCTCCTCGAGATCCTTGAgggcctcctcctcgtcctttTGACGGACGTTGGCAAAGCCACGGCGGTAAAAGGCCTTTGCTCGGTCCGCGGGGGCGATGCCGGCAATGGCGAGGGCGGACGTGGCGCTGCGGACGGCCTCTGACCAGGCCTCTAGCTTGATGTGCAAGAGAGCAGAGTTGTTGTTGAGGGAGAAACGGAGGGCGTCGAGCTGGGCCTTGCCTTCGGGCCAGTCATCCAAGTCAGGCTCCTCGTTGAGGTACCGCAGGCCCTTTTCGTACTTCTCAAGACCGAGAGTGATGTTACCGGCCTTGAACGCCTTGTTGCCAAAGTCTTTGCAGTCTGAGGCGATCTTGTGGGTAGTCTTGGCATCGGGGGGCGTAGCGCAGTCCTCGGGGAAGTCTTCGTGGGGATCGCCCAGAGCATCGGGCTGCTTGACGTCGGCGCTCAGGGCTTCGTCACCGGAGAGCTCGCCACAGTCGGCGATGACGGCGTCGCGGGAGGGTCGGTCGCCAGCCTCGGTACGGACGTTTTCGATTTGGCGGACGATGGACTTGCCGTTGAGGACTTCACCAAAGACCACGTGCTTGCCATCCAAATGAGGCGTGGGGAcagtggtgatgaagaattgAGAGCCGTTGGTATCTGGAAGAAAACACATTGATTAGATGAAGCTTTGGAGCATATGTAGAAGGATGTAACGTACTAGGACCGGCGTTGGCCATGGATAGCAGGAAGGGCTTCTCATGCTTCTTGGGGAAAGCCTCGTCCTCGAACTTGGCGCCATAGATGGATTCGCCGCCAGTGCCGTCTCCAGCCGTGAAGTCACCACCCTGGAAAAGCTCATGTTAGAAAATGTTTTGCGCAGAGGTCGGTTGTGCGACCAGAACAAGAGAGCAATGCAGGTTCGGTCATACCTGAATCATAAATTGCTTGATTACTCGGTGGAAGGTGGAGCCCTTGTAATGCAGAGGTTTGCCTGACTTGCCCACTCCCTTTTCGCCAGTGCAGAGAGCACGGAAGTTCTCGGCCGTCTTGGGCACGAGATCAGAGTACAGCTCCATGTTGATTCG contains these protein-coding regions:
- a CDS encoding GTPase-activator protein for ras-like GTPase domain-containing protein — encoded protein: MYLRVTNDSTDTGAADVSTSSRRPSPDPVFRRLSNDRNSSVQDDVSANKNNNSPTSATGTTSSGNSSSGDVRCGTGVRMVLNNGMSMSPPVMDGYATRLHEGGSDSEDQALLQRQQQRQAQDQSLIQSRHYHQGHMQKQRQRPQTPLEFHRINLERLSASNLRSSFRVNASPRPGRSITPDLPPGQGGAASAALSDSTMAHPSRGIGSQQGSPRSIPGSIGRRQGVVFTSDAACDSSDGTDSSPAIHQQRSSNGPPIRPRTRTMDASMLGPRGPSSAAEFRHRVSSVSSGSQPSIDDPKSLTPSSDPSYSTIPTVRVPEISTPTSASKDKSKSSHHNRRLLKRQPSRPTSPLVAPQPSVDSFPYPIPTDDANRLISLMKALGGRMRGELEYQGEYQGTWHTGMAYIDEEKGTLMFGLGHTGQSASFHIPLVSDLRGCKVHVTGYPDAERECLEIVPNQLGLELLLRPIISEELELWLAALLCWQQLAPLNLKVPNGKPNSPSGPIRPEMRRRAKSSDAARATNIIKVGKFMLWDKGPPRSARAVVQRSSTRDLMHPSMFWRRISCVLQDNGEFRLLMENDVSVLSSIELSQLSRCAIQGLDRSVLEEEYCIAIFPIYASTATHVSIFRPVYLAVDSRIDFEVWFALLRTFAVPDIFCLDDPQTDEIQDVADIEKDQPGEVFRMEKIIRVRVIEAKIKATPSVEWFSPEKCGRVGPDPLVGSYLAEVILDGEVRARTTTKMDTKNPFWREDCEFNDLPPIIQDLSIVLKRVDCGPDGYSKSASSPEIICGSVRIPLNDLERGQGQEQWQPILDEKQQNIGSMLIKVFHDEHVALLSKEYEPLSEILHRFPTGLTTLISASLPGQLRTLSELFLNIFQASGSASEWLMALVEDEIDGIGSQTSIKKYRFSNRLKSSESMESSNERELMVRDIHRTLAGEANLLFRGNSLLTQSLEFHMRRLGKEYLEEILQDKIYEINELNPDCEVDPSKLAHTGGDLDQHWGRLIHLTTEIWLCIADSAERIPAELRHVLKYIRAVADDRYGDFLRTVSYTSISGFLFLRFICPAILSPKLFGLLRDHPRPQAQRTLTLIAKALQKLSNLSTFGKREEYMEPMNRFLTQQRQTFRGFIDHVCGIPADRGGRTLPPSYITPVTILNRLGPTAREGFPSLPYLIDQARGFASLVKLWVDSRPIDVKQSQVDGELLIFNDLCFGLQKRADACLAKVVDFRNREVPSFMSADQLAEILEQVNFTGPYHPYYVGNPSSMPSSYERPPGSSSSDGGGDSKEKRRSKEWKRGRDEADSKKGNSPRNTSGSATGSVKQKNGKVGRSLLSGIMKIGGSRAESPETKGSR
- a CDS encoding cyclophilin type peptidyl-prolyl cis-trans isomerase/CLD domain-containing protein; this translates as MASETETKAARPRVFFDITLGGKPLGRINMELYSDLVPKTAENFRALCTGEKGVGKSGKPLHYKGSTFHRVIKQFMIQGGDFTAGDGTGGESIYGAKFEDEAFPKKHEKPFLLSMANAGPNTNGSQFFITTVPTPHLDGKHVVFGEVLNGKSIVRQIENVRTEAGDRPSRDAVIADCGELSGDEALSADVKQPDALGDPHEDFPEDCATPPDAKTTHKIASDCKDFGNKAFKAGNITLGLEKYEKGLRYLNEEPDLDDWPEGKAQLDALRFSLNNNSALLHIKLEAWSEAVRSATSALAIAGIAPADRAKAFYRRGFANVRQKDEEEALKDLEEAHKLAPNDSAVNVELNAVRTKAAAKAAKEKAAYKKFFQ